aAAATCTAACATCCACTTCAATCTCTCtttataatttttttgttttttctatggCATCAAACACTAGCTAATCCTATAAGATTTAAGAGGATATATGCCCTCCATTCCTATATTTTTTCTATTCCTATATTTTTAGAATCCTGCGAATCGAAAAGGCCCTAAGCATACCATATCTGGATCAGTTTTGTTTAGGCACCGCAATGCCCGCCCTTTGTCGTCATCAGAATTTTTGGAATTTACAGTTTATTTCTGCGCTAGCTGCTTTCTCATTTCTGTCCAAATCAAGGACCTTATATATGTACACCTGCACCGTCAGTAACATCGAGGATCGATCGATCATCGCCCGCCTCGTCGAGACCACGCTCGCACACGCATGCAAGATGCGCGCATCGGCATATATACACATGGACATGGATGATACACTACACACGCATGAGGCTAGCTGCTAGACGAACTCGTCCTCCATTTCCTGTATGGACTTGCCGGCGGAGGCGATCTGGCGGTTGGAGGTCATCTTCTCGGCAACCATGAGGCCCTTGTAGCTCCGTATCTCGGCCTGCCGCTCCTTCACCACCCTCTCCATCTCCTCCCTGCGCTTCTGCGCACGCCACAAGAGAAAAAAGTTAGCCGGTTGTCACCATGACAGGCTTTGATTTAGGCTGCCCGTAATGAGAGTATCATAGATTGTATCATGCATGCGAACTAAGCAATTTTGATTTaatggcatagaattaaatgaagaaagagaggcttgagtatcatattatgataccgtatcatattaaatgatgtgctatttTGTGTCATGTATGGCAATAAATGTAGTTCtctatgataccaacatatgatactatgcattagggatgtagtatcatagactagtatcatatgcacgatactagtatatgatacttcccATTACAACCAGCTTTAGCTAGAAAGGTCGAGCTGGCATGCATGATGCAAGCATGCGTTGCGTGCCTTGTCTTTCAGCTGCATCTTCCGCTCGGCCTTCTCCGCTGCATTTGATGCATCTTTCTcggctacacacacacacacatttgcaaattagcgaatgaaatcccAGTTgcacgtgcatgcatgcatggtgtaCTACACGTGCACACGAAATGGAGATCTCTAGCTTGTGTATGCGTATGTACCTTTGAGGTCTGGTCGGCGCTCGACCCTGGTCTTATTCAACCTGTTGAGGATCTCATTGACACGCTTCTCCACTGTCAAGACGTGTACCTGTTGGCGGACAGTAGATTGTATATAAACATTTGTTTgtcgcaaagacatgaatcaacttATGATTAGCCAACACtcgcaaaataaataaattatgATTAGCCAAGGGCCAACGCAAGAAATGAAGCATGCTAGAGTCAGTTAGCATCGGCGACGGTTGGGACCGCCGGCAGCTAAGCAGCTACAGGTATGCGCAAGACAAGACAGATTTCTTTCAACTGGTCATGAATTGGCAGCTTTCGTTATAATGGTTATTTTCTCATCGAATGTTCGCAATTATTGCGCAAGATAATCTAGTTAATTTTTAAAGGTTTCTTATCCAATTATTGTTCGTGCTACTCGAAATGCTTCTATAACTTGATACCACTGCATACATGCTTTAACAACTGAGCCTAATTGAAACGCTACAATCGATCAAgcatatgtctatatacatatTTTCTTCTTAAATTTGTTAAATAACTGCCAATGGAGGCGTTAGTAGTACTACTAGCAAACGGGTAGAAGTGGTAATTGATTACCATCCGATGGTTGTGGAAGCCAACTTGGCCGACATCCATGGACGTCGCCTTCTTGAGGTTAGACCATGGCGTGTAGACCACCTCCACATTGTTCATCTTGTTTCCTGCACGataaacacatgcatgcatgaatgATTTAGCCAGCACCCATTATCGGCCCAACTTGTCACGTTCTGACGATCACAATCACTCGCACATACAGTATAGGCCAGTTATCGACCCAAGGCAGATAATGCAAAGGGGCCCATGCATGG
The Triticum dicoccoides isolate Atlit2015 ecotype Zavitan chromosome 3A, WEW_v2.0, whole genome shotgun sequence genome window above contains:
- the LOC119269001 gene encoding coiled-coil domain-containing protein 25-like → MVFYFKARPDAGDYTIYMGADKNENEELIKYGLPEDVWFHVDKVSSAHVYLRLKKGESIDTISEGLLEDCAQLVKAHSIQGNKMNNVEVVYTPWSNLKKATSMDVGQVGFHNHRMVHVLTVEKRVNEILNRLNKTRVERRPDLKAEKDASNAAEKAERKMQLKDKKRREEMERVVKERQAEIRSYKGLMVAEKMTSNRQIASAGKSIQEMEDEFV